The Actinomycetota bacterium genomic sequence CTCGTCGAAGTGGGTCCCTCGATCGAGCGGCTGTTCGGACTGGATCCTGAACGCCCGAGCGGACGAGGAGCGTTCGCGTGACGGAACGCGAACCGCGGGGGTTCACCGTCTGGTTCACCGGCCTGTCCGGCGCCGGGAAATCGACGATCGCCGAGATGCTGTACCACGAGCTTCAGGCGCGCGGCCTGAAGACGGAGATCCTCGACGGCGACGTCGTCCGCCAGAACCTCAGCAGGGGGCTGGGATTCAGCAAGGAAGACCGAGACACGAACATCCTGCGGATCGCGTTCGTCGCGCAGCTGCTCACGCGTAACGGCGTTGCCACGATCTGCTGTCCGATCTCTCCATATCGAGACGCGCGCGCACGCGCTCGAGAGATGATCGGCGACTTCGTCGAGGTCTACGTGCACGCGACGGTCGAGGAGATCGCGGAGCACCGCGACCCCAAGGGCCTTTACAAGAAGGCTCTCGCCGGCGAGATCACCGGGTTCACCGGCGTCGACGACCCGTACGAGGCGCCCAATGATCCGGAGCTCGTGCTGGACACGATGGTGGAGGAGCCCATCGAGTCCCTCCAGAACGTGCTGGCGAACCTCCGCGAGCGCGGATACGTGGAGGACGACACCGTCATGGTCGAGGGCGAGCGGGCGCACTCGGGGATGACAGACCTGCGGGTGACGCAGACCGGCCACGTCGCGGACGGGCGCTGACCGGGGTCGAGGTCAGGGCTGCGGGACGTCTCGAGCCACCGGATGCCGCTGCTCGCTGCCCGTCCGGCCGAGTCCAACCGCGAAATAGAGCTCGACGAGCAGCATGCACAGGAACGCCTCGGTGATCCGGACGCCGTACCGGGTCACCTCGCCCGCGACGCCCGACACACCCACCGCGTACTGGAGTACGGAGAACGCGATCGGCGTGACCACGAGTAGGGCGTACCAGCCGTATCGGAGCCTCGCAGACGTCGGAGCGGAGGGGTCGAGGATGCCGCGGTCGACGACGTCGAAACCGATCGGCGCGAGGACGAGCACGCCCAGGGTCTCAGCGAGGTCAGTGACGACCTGGGTGCGCTCGCCGAGCACAATGACGGCCAGCACGGCGAGCGAGGCGAGTATGGCGAGGTTCGACGGGAGCGGGCGGCGGATCTGAACGCAGGGCACGAGCACGGCAGCCGCGAGGAACGGCTCGTTCAGCGTCCTGAACCTGCTGGGCAGGTCGGTCCAGAGAAGCAACACGGCCGCGGCCGCGCACACGATCGCGACGGCGAACGTCAGCGGCCACTCCAGACTCGAGCCGGATACCTTCGGCCTGGCGTGCTCGATCCACAAGGCGAGGATCAGCGCGAGGAGGACACCCTCGCTGTTGTGGCCGATCCGGTCGGCGATCCCGTCGGGGAGGAACATCGGGAAGATCTCGAGGAGGACGCCGGCGAGGAGCGCGACGAGACCACCGTAGAAGACGATCCCCAGAGTCACGCGGCTCGAGCGCATCGGCTGCGACAGTATCCAGACCCCGTACCTTCAGTGCGAGTTCGGACGCTGAGCTCGACGCCAGGTGTGCCGTGGTACCGTCGGCGCATGGTTGGTGGTTCGAGGCTCTCCCCGGAAGGGGAGGGCCTCTCGCGCATCTAGGGGAGACGCATGGAGATCGAGATCGGCAAGGGGAAGGTCGCCAGACGCGCGTACGGGTTCGACGAGGTGGCGATCGTGCCGTCGCGTCGGACACGCGACCCCGACGACGTCGACCTGACCTGGGAGGTCGACGCGTACTCGTTCCGCCTCCCGATGATGGCGTCGGCGATGGACGCCGCGGTCTCGCCCCACACCGCGTCGCTCATCGGGAAGTTGGGCGGCCTCGCCTGCTTGAACCTCGAGGGCCTGTGGACGCGGTACGAGGACCCCGAACCCATCTACGAGGAGATCGCGTCCCTCCCCGACGAGAAGGCCACGCGGCGGATGCAGGAGCTGTACCGCGAGCCGGTCAACGGCGAGCTCGTCGCGCGGCGGATCCGCGAGATCAAGGACGCCGGCGTCGTATCGTGCGGTTCACTCACGCCGCAACGGGTCGAGCGGTTCGCGAAGACGGTCGTGGATGCGGGTCTCGACGTCCTGGTCATCCAGGGGACCGTCGTCTCCGCGGAGCACGTCTCGACGCGTTCGGAGCCGCTCAACCTCAAGGAGTTCATCCGCGGGTTCGACCTGCCGGTGATCGTTGGTGGGTGCGCCTCGTATACGACGGCGCTGCACTTGATGCGCACCGGTGCGGTCGGGGTGCTCGTCGGCGTCGGACCGGGGAACGCTTGTACGACGCGCGGCGTGCTCGGCGTCGGGGTTCCTCAGGCGACTGCGATCGCGGACGCCGCGGCCGCTCGGATGGAGCACCTTCGCGAGTCTGGCCGGTACTGCCATGTAATCGCGGATGGGGGGATGCGCACCGGCGGGGACATCGCCAAGGCGGTCGCCTGTGGCGCCGATGCGGTGATGATCGGTTCCCCGCTCACGCGCGCGTACGAAGCTCCCGGCCGCGGCTACCACTGGGGGATGGCCACGTTCCACCCCACGCTCCCGCGTGGGGCGCGCGTCAAAACGAGGCAGGTCGCTTCGCTCGAGGAGATCCTGGTCGGACCGGCGCACGAGAACGACGGGACCTACAACCTGTTCGGCGCGCTCGCCTCGTCGATGGCCACGACCGGCTACGAGACGATCCGCGAGTTCCAGAAGGCCGAGCTCGTGATCGCGCCGTCGATCAAGACCGAGGGCAAGACCTACCAGAAGGAACAGCGCGTCGGGATGGGGCACTAGGCGCAGGCGTGGGGAGCGAGCACCCGCGGCCGGTGTTGGTTGTCGACCTCGGGGCGCAGTACGCGCAGCTGATCGCCCGCCGCATCCGTGAATGCCACGTCTACTCCGAGATCGTCCCGCACGACCTTTCCGCCGAGGATGTCGCGAGACGACGGCCGGCGGGCCTCGTCCTGTCCGGCGGCCCGGCCTCGGTGTACGAGGACGGAGCGCTATCGATCGATCCGCGCCTGTTCCAGCTGGGCGTGCCGGTCCTCGGCATCTGTTACGGCCACCAGCTCATGGCCCAGGCGCTCGGCGGCGCCGTAGAGGCCACCGGTCGGCGAGAGTACGGAGGGACGACGCTCCACCTCGGCGACCGCGGCATCCTGCTGCAGGACCTCGCCGCCGACGAGCCCGTGTGGATGAGCCACGGCGACGCCGTGACTCGCGCGCCGGAGGGCTTTCGCGTGACGTCCCGAACCGACGCCATCCCCATCGCCTCGATGGAGGATCCGATACGGGGAATGTTCTCCGTCCAGTTCCATCCGGAGGTGGCGCACACGCCCAGAGGAACCGCGATCATGAAGCGATTCCTCTACGACGGTTGCGGACTCCTCCCGGAGTGGACCCCGGCCAACGTGATCGAGCGCTCGGTGGCCGCGGTTCGCGCTCAGGTCGGCGATGCAGAGGTGTTGTGTGCGCTTTCGGGCGGGGTCGATTCCGCGGTCGCGGCGCTGCTCGTGCACAAGGCCATCGGTGATCGACTCACGTGCGTCTTCGTCGACACCGGGCTCCTTCGCGAGGGCGAGCCCGACCAGGTCGAGGAGACGTTCGGCAGGCACTTCGGTGTGCCGCTCGTCCACGTGAAGGCGGCGGACCGGTTCCTCGCGCGCCTGGCGGGCATCACGGATCCGGAGGAGAAGCGGCGGCGGATCGGCGAGGAGTTCATCCGCGTGTTCGAGGAGGTCGCGACGGAGCATCGCGGCGCGAGATTCCTCGTGCAGGGAACGCTCTACCCCGACGTGATCGAGAGCGGCTCGCGAACGGCCGCGCGGATCAAGAGCCACCACAATGTCGGCGGGTTGCCCGAACGGATGAATCTCAAGCTCGTCGAGCCCCTTCGAGACCTGTTCAAGGACGAGGTTCGAACGGTCGGCGCCGAGCTCGGACTGCCAGAGGAGATCGTGTTGCGCCAGCCGTTCCCCGGGCCGGGTCTCGCCGTTCGGATCGTGGGCGAGGTAACCCAGGAGAACCTGCGGATCGTCCGAACCGCGGATCACGTCGTTCGTGAAGAGGTGTTGCGCTCCGGACTCGACCGCGAGACCTGGCAGGCGTTCTGCGTGCTGCTGGCCGATGTCCGAAGCGTCGGCGTCATGGGAGACGGCAGGACGTACGAGCATCCGGTCGTGCTCCGGGTCGTCACGAGCGAGGACGCCATGACCGCGGACTGGGCCCGATTACCGCATGACGTGCTCGACCGGATCTCGAGCCGGATCGTCCGTGAGGTGCCGGGCGTGAACCGCGTGGTCTACGACGTCACCTCGAAGCCGCCCGGAACGATCGAGTGGGAGTGATCCGGCTCGACGCGTCAGCCGACGCGGTCGGCGAACACGACCAAGCGCTGCGTGGCGGAGAACCGCGGGTTGCACGTCGTCAAAACGAGCGTCGGCTCCTCGGACGGATCCAAAACGGACGCGTCTGACGGATCGATCAACTCTCTGTGTGTGACGCGGTAGTTGAAGATGCCGTACTCCGTTGCCAGGACGATCCGGTCGTCACGCGTGAGCTCATCGAGCGACCAGAACGGGGCCCCGTACGTGGTTCGGTGCCCGGCGATACCGACCGTGCCGGTGTCCTCCCACGGATAGGACGTCCACGAGTAGTGCCCGGGGCCCTTCTTGAGCGATTCGGTTCCGGTCCCCTCGACGACGACGTAGTTCACCTCGATGTCCGGAATGCGCAGGATCGCCACCGCCGCGCCGGGGACCTTCACGACGCGGTCGGCCGGCGGTGCGTTCTCGGGTGGCGTCGTCCCGATCAGCCGCTCGAACGGCGCGCGGATCTGGTCCTGAGCGGCCGAGGTGAAGAAGCCGGTCCCCCAGAGCAGCCACCAGACGTATCCACCCACGGCCAGCGCGGCGGCGATCAGGACCAAACCGATGATGCGGAGGACCCGGCCGCTGCCGGAGCGCCG encodes the following:
- the cysC gene encoding adenylyl-sulfate kinase, yielding MTEREPRGFTVWFTGLSGAGKSTIAEMLYHELQARGLKTEILDGDVVRQNLSRGLGFSKEDRDTNILRIAFVAQLLTRNGVATICCPISPYRDARARAREMIGDFVEVYVHATVEEIAEHRDPKGLYKKALAGEITGFTGVDDPYEAPNDPELVLDTMVEEPIESLQNVLANLRERGYVEDDTVMVEGERAHSGMTDLRVTQTGHVADGR
- a CDS encoding GuaB3 family IMP dehydrogenase-related protein, translating into MEIEIGKGKVARRAYGFDEVAIVPSRRTRDPDDVDLTWEVDAYSFRLPMMASAMDAAVSPHTASLIGKLGGLACLNLEGLWTRYEDPEPIYEEIASLPDEKATRRMQELYREPVNGELVARRIREIKDAGVVSCGSLTPQRVERFAKTVVDAGLDVLVIQGTVVSAEHVSTRSEPLNLKEFIRGFDLPVIVGGCASYTTALHLMRTGAVGVLVGVGPGNACTTRGVLGVGVPQATAIADAAAARMEHLRESGRYCHVIADGGMRTGGDIAKAVACGADAVMIGSPLTRAYEAPGRGYHWGMATFHPTLPRGARVKTRQVASLEEILVGPAHENDGTYNLFGALASSMATTGYETIREFQKAELVIAPSIKTEGKTYQKEQRVGMGH
- the guaA gene encoding glutamine-hydrolyzing GMP synthase, which gives rise to MGSEHPRPVLVVDLGAQYAQLIARRIRECHVYSEIVPHDLSAEDVARRRPAGLVLSGGPASVYEDGALSIDPRLFQLGVPVLGICYGHQLMAQALGGAVEATGRREYGGTTLHLGDRGILLQDLAADEPVWMSHGDAVTRAPEGFRVTSRTDAIPIASMEDPIRGMFSVQFHPEVAHTPRGTAIMKRFLYDGCGLLPEWTPANVIERSVAAVRAQVGDAEVLCALSGGVDSAVAALLVHKAIGDRLTCVFVDTGLLREGEPDQVEETFGRHFGVPLVHVKAADRFLARLAGITDPEEKRRRIGEEFIRVFEEVATEHRGARFLVQGTLYPDVIESGSRTAARIKSHHNVGGLPERMNLKLVEPLRDLFKDEVRTVGAELGLPEEIVLRQPFPGPGLAVRIVGEVTQENLRIVRTADHVVREEVLRSGLDRETWQAFCVLLADVRSVGVMGDGRTYEHPVVLRVVTSEDAMTADWARLPHDVLDRISSRIVREVPGVNRVVYDVTSKPPGTIEWE
- a CDS encoding sortase — its product is MGRTQTLEPAGATEPTPPRRRRSGSGRVLRIIGLVLIAAALAVGGYVWWLLWGTGFFTSAAQDQIRAPFERLIGTTPPENAPPADRVVKVPGAAVAILRIPDIEVNYVVVEGTGTESLKKGPGHYSWTSYPWEDTGTVGIAGHRTTYGAPFWSLDELTRDDRIVLATEYGIFNYRVTHRELIDPSDASVLDPSEEPTLVLTTCNPRFSATQRLVVFADRVG